The Candidatus Acidiferrales bacterium genome contains the following window.
CGGTCAGTGGTTCCGGCAATGCTTCTGAGCAACCGAGTGCCTCGGATCTTCTCGCCAGTGCCGCAGCCATCCAGCCGCGGCGGGACGATGCCTGCGCCACCGGGAGAGGGTGCCCAACAACGCTCCAGAGTCTATTCGGGGCGGCACTCGAAAGACAAGTGCCGTTCCAACTATTTGAGCAGCATGACGAGCTCGAGCGACAAACTACGTCCCGCAGAGCGGGACTGGCTTCTTGAAGTAGTTAGCCCGAAATAGTTGGAACGGCACAAGTGGGGAGCCGGCGGGGCAGGCAGCCGACATCCGAATACGATGTCGGCGCCACCCCGAGATGGTGACCGCCGGCGGCTCAGGCGGGAATCAGTCAGCCGCTGGTTTCGAGGCGGAGCCCTCGAAGTGAATCGTGATCAAAAACCCGTTGGTGCCCGAGAACTCAAATTTTTGGTCATGGCCTTCGTAGTAGTGGCGCTTGTTCTTCCACATGCGGAAGCCGGTATTCGATTGCGCCGCCCAATACTTCAGGTTCCCGATCACCACCTCTTTGGCCGGATCGTTGTTATTGCCGGCAATCCGCTCCAGGATCACTTCCCCCTTGTCGTTGCCGAGGCGGGCATGGGCGACGTTCTTTTCCACCTGCCAGGCGATGGGAACGCTGTCCACGCCCAAGGGGTTCCAACGGACTGGATAGAGTTTGGGAAGAATGTCCAGCATCGCTGCTTGTTGTGCCTTGGTGACGCTTGGATCGAAGGTGAAGACGAGCCAGTCGGCCTTGCCCTGGCCCCATTCGTGGCCAAGATCGCCGGTCAGCCAGACTTTGACTCCGGCCAAGTCGGTGTCCTTGTAATAGCCCTTGTCCACGCGAAGGACGTTGTTGAATTTACAGAAATGGACGCCGTTATGCGCTTTGGCGAAGGTGTTGAAATAGCAGGGACAAAATTGGTCGCAGCTACAGGCTTCGATGTACGAAGCGGTGATCTTGAAATCAGGCTTGGCGATGGCTTTTTGGGCCTCGGCGGGCGGATTGCCGTATTGGGCCAGG
Protein-coding sequences here:
- a CDS encoding DUF1326 domain-containing protein, producing the protein MRRAVLVILFVSLAAGISLAQYGNPPAEAQKAIAKPDFKITASYIEACSCDQFCPCYFNTFAKAHNGVHFCKFNNVLRVDKGYYKDTDLAGVKVWLTGDLGHEWGQGKADWLVFTFDPSVTKAQQAAMLDILPKLYPVRWNPLGVDSVPIAWQVEKNVAHARLGNDKGEVILERIAGNNNDPAKEVVIGNLKYWAAQSNTGFRMWKNKRHYYEGHDQKFEFSGTNGFLITIHFEGSASKPAAD